One region of Balaenoptera ricei isolate mBalRic1 chromosome 5, mBalRic1.hap2, whole genome shotgun sequence genomic DNA includes:
- the BBS12 gene encoding Bardet-Biedl syndrome 12 protein isoform X2 — protein sequence MVMACRVINKRRHMGLQQLSSFAETGRTFLGPVKSSKFIIDEECHGSVLISSTVRLLESLDLTSAVGQLLNEAVQAQNNTYRTGTSTLLFLVGAWSSAAEECLHLGVPISLIVSVMSEGLNSCIEEVVSLQVPIHNVFDHMVNTKTFSGPETFSVSVYPFLQIPSGTGLIQKERDLKDVASQSLAIYSLFGRPVKSPQLFRSQAKVEADENTSQTPQTLKNSPLADTRCRKSVLTHSRHFSRTGNNQWISKPDVFLEQLSAATPKTYRCDDLVELEVGLSHGGHSSMKLVDEAVRLQYQNAGYITVVSIPSTTLIKELQNQPIRVVLVEGDLTENYRHLGFNKSASVKTVSESLKLQQDGSEELWTDHVLQVLIKFNVNLVLAQGNVSEHLIEKCTDNKRLVIGSVNGNVMQAFAEASGAVQVAYITQVNENCVGNGVCVTIWRNIPFDAVDRINRMAIVLKTEGINLVTVVLTSPVTAQMQTKEDTFWTCAYRLYHALKEQKVFLGGGAVEFLCLSHLQILAEQSVNKGNQGCSGWLHNTSSWLASSVTQYRPTVLKCLANGWHRYLATLLYNTASYSSEFEAGTFIQHHLQNAADSVSPSSYVLNEYSKLNSGILNSDISDKLEQIPRVYDIVTPKIEAWRRALDLVLLVLQTDSEIITGLGHTQINSQESEGISFL from the exons ATGGTGATGGCTTGCAGGGTCATAAACAAAAGAAGGCACATGGGACTTCAACAGCTTTCATCGTTTGCAGAAACAGGAAGAACTTTCCTAGGCCCAGTAAAATCATCCAAATTTATTATAGATGAAGAGTGTCATGGAAGTGTGTTAATCAGTTCAACAGTAAGGCTTCTTGAAAGTTTGGATTTAACCAGTGCAGTGGGACAACTTCTCAATGAAGCAGTTCAAGCACAAAATAACACATACAGAACTGGAACCAGTACTCTTTTGTTTCTTGTTGGTGCATGGAGCAGTGCTGCTGAAGAGTGTCTTCATTTGGGCGTCCCCATTTCATTAATAGTGTCTGTAATGTCAGAAGGCTTGAATTCATGCATTGAAGAGGTAGTTTCCCTTCAAGTACCTATCCACAATGTATTTGACCATATGGTTAACACAAAGACATTTTCTGGACCTGAAACATTTAGTGTCAGCGTAtacccttttctccaaatccctTCAGGTACTGGTTTGATACAGAAAGAGCGTGATCTCAAAGATGTTGCCTCTCAGTCATTGGCCATTTACAGTCTTTTTGGGAGACCTGTTAAATCGCCTCAACTCTTTAGGTCTCAGGCTAAGGTTGAAGCAGATGAAAACACATCACAAACTCCTCAAACTCTGAAAAACAGTCCACTTGCAGACACCCGCTGCAGAAAGTCAGTACTAACCCACAGTAGACATTTTAGTAGGACAGGTAATAATCAATGGATAAGCAAACCAGATGTATTTCTAGAACAACTTAGTGCAGCTACGCCCAAGACTTATAGATGTGATGATTTGGTGGAGTTGGAGGTAGGTTTGAGTCACGGAGGTCACAGCAGCATGAAGTTAGTAGACGAAGCAGTACGGCTACAATATCAGAACGCAG GATATATCACTGTTGTATCAATACCTAGTACTACTCTGATCAAGGAATTGCAGAATCAGCCTATCCGGGTAGTTCTTGTTGAAGGTGATCTCACAGAGAATTATCGCCACCTGGGATTTAATAAGTCTGCAAGTGTTAAAACAGTATCAGAAAGCTTGAAGCTTCAACAAGATGGCTCAGAAGAACTGTGGACAGATCATGTGTTACAGGTATTAATCAAGTTCAATGTGAACCTTGTCCTAGCACAAGGAAATGTGTCTGAACACTTAATTGAAAAATGCACAGACAACAAGAGGTTGGTAATTGGATCAGTGAATGGCAATGTAATGCAGGCTTTTGCAGAGGCTTCAGGAGCAGTGCAGGTGGCCTACATTACACAAGTAAATGAAAACTGTGTGGGCAATGGTGTCTGTGTGACCATCTGGAGAAACATTCCCTTTGATGCTGTAGATCGGATCAACAGAATGGCAATCGTGTTAAAAACAGAAGGAATTAATTTGGTGACAGTAGTGCTGACTAGTCCAGTCACTGCCCAGATGCAAACCAAAGAAGATACTTTCTGGACTTGTGCCTATCGTCTGTATCATGCTCTAAAAGAGCAAAAGGTCTTCCTTGGAGGTGGCGCAGTTGAATTTTTGTGTCTTAGCCATCTTCAGATTCTTGCAGAGCAGTCTGTGAATAAAGGAAACCAAGGCTGTTCAGGATGGCTTCATAATACTTCCTCTTGGCTGGCCTCATCTGTGACACAGTACAGACCGACTGTGCTTAAATGCCTGGCAAATGGATGGCACAGATACCTTGCAACTCTCCTGTATAACACTGCCAGTTACTCATCAGAATTTGAAGCCGGCACATTCATTCAGCATCATCTACAAAATGCTGCAGACTCTGTCTCTCCTTCATCTTACGTCTTGAATGAATATAGTAAACTAAATAGTGGGATTTTAAATTCAGACATTTCAGATAAACTGGAACAGATTCCAAGAGTTTATGACATTGTTACACCAAAGATTGAGGCATGGCGCCGAGCTTTGGATTTAGTACTGTTAGTTCTTCAGACAGACAGTGAAATTATCACTGGACTTGGACACACGCAGATAAATTCGCAGGAATCAGAGGGCATTTCATTTTTGTAG
- the BBS12 gene encoding Bardet-Biedl syndrome 12 protein isoform X1, with translation MVMACRVINKRRHMGLQQLSSFAETGRTFLGPVKSSKFIIDEECHGSVLISSTVRLLESLDLTSAVGQLLNEAVQAQNNTYRTGTSTLLFLVGAWSSAAEECLHLGVPISLIVSVMSEGLNSCIEEVVSLQVPIHNVFDHMVNTKTFSGPETFSVSVYPFLQIPSGTGLIQKERDLKDVASQSLAIYSLFGRPVKSPQLFRSQAKVEADENTSQTPQTLKNSPLADTRCRKSVLTHSRHFSRTGNNQWISKPDVFLEQLSAATPKTYRCDDLVELEVGLSHGGHSSMKLVDEAVRLQYQNAGMQQGSCTMPFLFDISRIFTCCLPGLPETFSCVCPGYITVVSIPSTTLIKELQNQPIRVVLVEGDLTENYRHLGFNKSASVKTVSESLKLQQDGSEELWTDHVLQVLIKFNVNLVLAQGNVSEHLIEKCTDNKRLVIGSVNGNVMQAFAEASGAVQVAYITQVNENCVGNGVCVTIWRNIPFDAVDRINRMAIVLKTEGINLVTVVLTSPVTAQMQTKEDTFWTCAYRLYHALKEQKVFLGGGAVEFLCLSHLQILAEQSVNKGNQGCSGWLHNTSSWLASSVTQYRPTVLKCLANGWHRYLATLLYNTASYSSEFEAGTFIQHHLQNAADSVSPSSYVLNEYSKLNSGILNSDISDKLEQIPRVYDIVTPKIEAWRRALDLVLLVLQTDSEIITGLGHTQINSQESEGISFL, from the coding sequence ATGGTGATGGCTTGCAGGGTCATAAACAAAAGAAGGCACATGGGACTTCAACAGCTTTCATCGTTTGCAGAAACAGGAAGAACTTTCCTAGGCCCAGTAAAATCATCCAAATTTATTATAGATGAAGAGTGTCATGGAAGTGTGTTAATCAGTTCAACAGTAAGGCTTCTTGAAAGTTTGGATTTAACCAGTGCAGTGGGACAACTTCTCAATGAAGCAGTTCAAGCACAAAATAACACATACAGAACTGGAACCAGTACTCTTTTGTTTCTTGTTGGTGCATGGAGCAGTGCTGCTGAAGAGTGTCTTCATTTGGGCGTCCCCATTTCATTAATAGTGTCTGTAATGTCAGAAGGCTTGAATTCATGCATTGAAGAGGTAGTTTCCCTTCAAGTACCTATCCACAATGTATTTGACCATATGGTTAACACAAAGACATTTTCTGGACCTGAAACATTTAGTGTCAGCGTAtacccttttctccaaatccctTCAGGTACTGGTTTGATACAGAAAGAGCGTGATCTCAAAGATGTTGCCTCTCAGTCATTGGCCATTTACAGTCTTTTTGGGAGACCTGTTAAATCGCCTCAACTCTTTAGGTCTCAGGCTAAGGTTGAAGCAGATGAAAACACATCACAAACTCCTCAAACTCTGAAAAACAGTCCACTTGCAGACACCCGCTGCAGAAAGTCAGTACTAACCCACAGTAGACATTTTAGTAGGACAGGTAATAATCAATGGATAAGCAAACCAGATGTATTTCTAGAACAACTTAGTGCAGCTACGCCCAAGACTTATAGATGTGATGATTTGGTGGAGTTGGAGGTAGGTTTGAGTCACGGAGGTCACAGCAGCATGAAGTTAGTAGACGAAGCAGTACGGCTACAATATCAGAACGCAGGTATGCAACAAGGCAGCTGTACAATGCCATTTCTTTTTGACATTTCAAGAATCTTCACTTGCTGCTTACCGGGTTTACCTGAAACTTTTTCTTGTGTCTGTCCAGGATATATCACTGTTGTATCAATACCTAGTACTACTCTGATCAAGGAATTGCAGAATCAGCCTATCCGGGTAGTTCTTGTTGAAGGTGATCTCACAGAGAATTATCGCCACCTGGGATTTAATAAGTCTGCAAGTGTTAAAACAGTATCAGAAAGCTTGAAGCTTCAACAAGATGGCTCAGAAGAACTGTGGACAGATCATGTGTTACAGGTATTAATCAAGTTCAATGTGAACCTTGTCCTAGCACAAGGAAATGTGTCTGAACACTTAATTGAAAAATGCACAGACAACAAGAGGTTGGTAATTGGATCAGTGAATGGCAATGTAATGCAGGCTTTTGCAGAGGCTTCAGGAGCAGTGCAGGTGGCCTACATTACACAAGTAAATGAAAACTGTGTGGGCAATGGTGTCTGTGTGACCATCTGGAGAAACATTCCCTTTGATGCTGTAGATCGGATCAACAGAATGGCAATCGTGTTAAAAACAGAAGGAATTAATTTGGTGACAGTAGTGCTGACTAGTCCAGTCACTGCCCAGATGCAAACCAAAGAAGATACTTTCTGGACTTGTGCCTATCGTCTGTATCATGCTCTAAAAGAGCAAAAGGTCTTCCTTGGAGGTGGCGCAGTTGAATTTTTGTGTCTTAGCCATCTTCAGATTCTTGCAGAGCAGTCTGTGAATAAAGGAAACCAAGGCTGTTCAGGATGGCTTCATAATACTTCCTCTTGGCTGGCCTCATCTGTGACACAGTACAGACCGACTGTGCTTAAATGCCTGGCAAATGGATGGCACAGATACCTTGCAACTCTCCTGTATAACACTGCCAGTTACTCATCAGAATTTGAAGCCGGCACATTCATTCAGCATCATCTACAAAATGCTGCAGACTCTGTCTCTCCTTCATCTTACGTCTTGAATGAATATAGTAAACTAAATAGTGGGATTTTAAATTCAGACATTTCAGATAAACTGGAACAGATTCCAAGAGTTTATGACATTGTTACACCAAAGATTGAGGCATGGCGCCGAGCTTTGGATTTAGTACTGTTAGTTCTTCAGACAGACAGTGAAATTATCACTGGACTTGGACACACGCAGATAAATTCGCAGGAATCAGAGGGCATTTCATTTTTGTAG